DNA sequence from the Corynebacterium freneyi genome:
TTGACCACGCCCAGCCGAGACTTCAACGACACCTGGACCCAGGTCGTCGACATGCTCATTCGCGGCACCGACGTGCGCGACGGAGAGCCGCAGCCGCTGACCACCCAGCACAAGGCTTTGCTCCGGTCCGTCCAGCCCGTCGGCCAGCTCAACGGGTTCGTGCTGCTGGCGACCGGCTCCGAGATGGTCCAAACGCTGGTCAAGGAGGAATTGTCCGAGCGCATCGAACGCGCGTTGGATGTGATCACCGGGCGTCCCCAGCAAGTCGTTGTGACGATCTCGGAGGACTCGTCGCACGCGGACAAATCGCACGCGGACACATCGCAGGCGGATACCTCGCACGCCGATGCCCCGCATCCCGGGCAGGCGGGACAGATGCCGGCCGGTCGCCCGGCACCGGCCGCGACCGATGGAGACGCCCCGAACCCCCCATACCCGGATGCCAACCGCTCCCGCGGCGTCGACCAGGCCGCCGGCCATGATTCCGGGGCCTGGCGCACCATCGAGTTCGAACGCGACGCCCGCGACACCGCACAGTTAGGCGATCCCCGTGGATTCACCGGCCAGGCTGCCCATGACCCGCGGTCGCCCCTGATGCCCCAGCAGGACCAGGGCGGGCAGATGCCGGGCACCCCGGGCGCGCCCCACCCCCCGCAAACCCCCCACCCGGGCCAGGCCCCCCAGATGCCGCACGGTGGCGGCGCCCAGACGCAGGGCACGGCCGCGGACCTTTTCGGCCAGAGCAAGTACCACCTCCACGGGATGAAAAACCCCATGTCCCAGCCGGTGGAGGAGCCGACGCTGAATCCGAAGTACACCTTCGAGACGTTCGTCATCGGCCCGCAGAACCGGTTCGCCGCCGCCGCGGCCGCCGCCGTCGCCGAGCAGCCGGCCCGCGCCTACAATCCGCTGTTCATCTCCGGCGGTTCCGGCTTGGGCAAGACGCACCTGCTCCATGCCATCGGCCACTACGCCACGGCGCTCGACCCGAAGCTGCGGGTGCGCTACGTGTCGTCGGAGGAGTTCACCAACGACTTCATCAACTCGGTGCGCGACGACGCCCAGGAGAGTTTCAAGCGCCGCTACCGCGACCTGGACATTCTCATCGTCGACGACATCCAGTTCCTGGAGGGCAAGGAAGGCACGCAGGAGGAGTTCTTCCACACGTTCAACGCCCTCCACCAGGCCGATCGCCAGATCGTGCTGTCGTCGGACCGGCCTCCGCGCGAGCTGAAGACGCTGGAGGAGCGCCTGCGCACCCGCTTCGAGTGGGGCCTGACCCCGGATCTGCAGCTGCCGGACCTGGAAACCCGGATCGCGATTTTGTCGAAGAAGGCGCAGCTCGACCGCCTCAACGTCCCGCATGACGTGCTGCAGTTCATCGCGGAACACACGGCGTCGTCGATCCGCGAGCTCGAGGGCCGGCTGCTGCAGGTCACCGCCCAGGCGTCGCTGCTGAAGATGCCGGTGACGTTGGCGCTGGCGGAGGAGATCATCGGCTCGGACAGCGCCGAGGTGGAGATCACGCCGGACATCATCATTTCGGCGACGGCGGAATTCTACGGCCTCACCGTCGCCGATCTCACGGGCCCGGGGAAGACCCGCCCGGTGTCGCATGCGCGGCAGGTGGCGATGTACTTGACCAGGTCGCTCATCGACATTTCGCTGCCGGCCATCGGCAAGGTTTTCGGCAACCGGGATCATTCGACGGTGTTGTACGCGCACCGGAAGATCCAGAAGGAGATCGCCGAAAAGCGGGCCACCCAGGACCAGGTCAACGATCTGACCACGCGCATCCGGGAGCGTTCCCGCACCATCGGCTGATTCGCGTCGGCGGCGTCGCCGGCGTCGGCGGACGGTGCGCGGCATGGGGCGGGCGTCATCGCTTTACGACGAAGCTCGCCTCACTGAAGCTCGCCTATTCCTTACTTAATGCGTGTAATTACGGCTGTGTAATTTAGAGACCCCGATCACACGGATCATGTTGGTAACCAGCGGTTTTTCGTTCACGGAGGTGTGGATGAACCGCGGTCTTCTGTGGAAGAATCCGCCGGCGGTCGATCCATCCACAGTTCGGGCGATTCATCCACAGGTCCATCAACTTTTCGCCCACACTCGGATTTCCGCGCCGACCAGCGGCGGACCGGTCATCCCACAGGATCCACAGCCCCTACTACTTCTTCCGACCATCCATCTCAATCAACGTCCGAGAAAAAGGGGCCTGTCGACAAACGGCGCGCTCGCCGCCGCGACCGGGCCGCGAATGACAGGAAGTCTCCGGACCGCCGACATCGGCGGCGGCAAACTGGGTTAAGGTTGTGATTCGAGGAAGCACCGGCGACGGCCGGACCGTCGGCTGCGCCGGCGGATCACAAATCGTGAAACTCATGGAGGGACGATGGAGCAGACGGACGTGCGTCTCCGCGCAGCCAAGGATGATCTCGCTGACGCGGTGGGGTGGGTCGCACGCAATCTGCCGACGCGTCCGACGCAGCCGATCCTTCGCGGCATGGTCTTCACCGCCGATGACGATGGTCTGGAGATCGCCGGCTACGACTACGAGGTGTCGACGCAGATCCGCATCGCCGCGGAGATCTCCGACACCGGTCGTTTCGCGGTCAACGGCAAGCTCGTCTCGGACATCGTCTCCAAGCTGCCGAACAAGCCGATCGACATGCATTACGACGGCACGCGAGTGCTGGTCACCTGCGGAAAGTCGCGTTTCGAGCTGCCGGCGATGACGCTGGAGGACTACCCGGCCCTGCCGTCGGTTCCCGCCGCCACCGGCACCATCGACCCGCAGCTGTTCACCGAGGCCATCGGCCAGGTCGCCGTGGCCGCCGGCAAGGACGAAACCCTGCCGATGCTCACGGGCATCCGCATGGAGACCGAGGGCGACACGGTCACCCTGGCCGCCACGGACCGTTTCCGCCTGGCGGTGCGCACCTTCCAGTGGAATCAGATCCCGGAGGGCAACGCGGAGCTGCTCATCCCCGCCAAGACGCTGGCAGACACGGCGCGTTCCCTGGACTCCGGTTCGAGCGAACCGGTGACCCTGGCGTTCGGCGACGGCTCGGATGGCCGGGCCGTCGGCGCCGATGGTCTGCTGGGCATCCTGGCCGACCCGCGTCGCACCACCACGCGTCTGCTCGACGTGGAGTTCCCGAAGTTCCGCCCGTTGCTGCCGAAGCAGCATTCGTCTTTGGCGTCGGTGCGCATCGATCCGTTGCGCGAGGCGATCCGCCGCGTGTCGCTGGTCGCCGATCGCGGTGCCCAGATCCGCATGGATTTCTCCGAGGGCCAGGTCGTGCTTTCCGCCCACGGCGACGAGGCCGGTCGCGCCGAGGAAGTCCTCGAGTGCGCGTTCGTCGGTGAGCCGCTGCTCATCGCCTTCAACCCGGGGTACCTGTCCGACGGCCTGTCGGCGATTCACACCGACCGCGTGGTCATGGGCTTCACGCAGCCGTCGCGTCCCGCGGTGCTCATCCCGGAGCCGGACGAGCTGCCGGGCGCCGACGAAGACGGCATGTTCCCGACTCCGGAGACGGAATTCACGTACCTGCTCATGCCCGTCCGCCTTCCGGGCTGACCGGCTTTTCCGGGGCGGAAGGGAAGCGGGGCGACGTCTCCGCGGTGCCGACATGTATTTGCGTTCGTTGAGCCTGCGCGACTTTCGGTCGTGGCCGGAGCTGAGCCTTGAGCTGGAGCCGGGCATCACGGTGTTCACCGGGCGCAACGGCTACGGCAAGACGAACATCGTCGAGGCCGTGGGCTACATGTCCACGTTGTCGTCGCATCGCGTGTCGACGGATGCCCCGCTGGTGCGGTCGGGGGCGGATTCTGCGCGCGTGTCGGCCACCGCCGTCAACGACGGCCGTGAGCTCACCGCCCATCTGCTGATCAACCCGCATCGTGCGAATTTGGCGCAGCTCAACCGCACGCGGCTGCGCAGCCCGCGCGAGTTGTTGGGCACGGTGCGGTCGGTGTTTTTCGCGCCGGAGGATCTGGAGCTGGTCAAGGGCGAGCCGGCCCAGCGGCGCCGCTATCTGGATGATCTCCTCGCCGTCCGTCGTCCGCGGATGGCCGGCGCGCGTCTGGAGTACGAGCGGATTCTTCGGCAGCGAAACGCCCTGCTCAAGTCGGCCGGTGGCTCGTTGCGTCGCGGGTATTCGTCGTCGGAGGGGCAGGCGGCGTTGGCGACGCTGGACACGTGGGATTCGCAGCTGGCCCACGTCGGGGCGATCATCACCGCGGCGCGCATCGGGCTGGTCCGCGATCTGGGTCCCCGGGTCGTGGAGGCGTATGCGACGCTCGCGCCGTCGTCGCGGCCGGCGACGGTCGAGTACCGCACGAAGTTGCCGGTCGACGATCTTCCCGACGACCCCGAGATCATCGAGGCGCTGCTGCTCACGGAGCTCGGCGCGCGCCGCAACCGGGAGATCGACCGGGGCATCAGCCTCGTCGGGCCGCATCGGGATGATCTGCAGTTGAATCTCGGCAATGATGCGGCGAAGGGGTTCGCCAGTCACGGCGAGACGTGGTCGTTCGCGTTGTCGCTGAGGTTGGCGTCGTATCTCATGCTCCGCGAGGAGGGCCCGGATCCGATCCTCGTCCTCGACGACGTTTTCGCCGAGCTCGACCGTCATCGTCGCGAGGCGTTGGTGGACATCGCGAAGCAGGCCGAGCAGGTGCTCATCACGTCGGCGGTCGGCGAGGAGCTGCCGGAGGGGCTTGCCGACGTCCCGGCGGTGAGCACGCACGTCGTGACGGTGCGGGACACCGATGACGGACGCATTTCGCTTCTCGACGCCGACGGGGACGCCGATCGATGAGCGAGGGCGACGCCCCGGATCTGGTCGGGGAGGTTTTCGGGCGGATGCGCGCCACGGCGAAGATGGGCGGCAAGCACCCGCCGTCGTTGCAGCGGCCGGCCCGGAAGAACTCGGGATTCACGCTGGAAGCGGGGCCAAGGGTGATCAAGCGGGACGATGACGGCGGCACCGCCGACACCGCCGGCAACGGCCGCGACCACACCGTCGCCCGCGACCTGGCGGGTACGCGCATTCCCGAACGGCTCCTGTACCGCGACGACATTCGCATTCGCCGTCGCCGCGATCGAAGTCCGCTGTCCTTCGGGTCCGTCCTCGCCCGTCAGGCGACCGAACGCGGCTGGCGGCGCAACATCGCCAACGGCATCATCATGTCCAAGTGGCCCGAACTTGTCGGCGAGGTCATCGCCGACCACACCGAGGTCGTGGAGTTCAAGGACGGCACGTTGGTCGTCCAGTGCGCTTCGAGTACGTGGGCGACGCAGCTGCGGTTGGCGCAATCGCAGATTCTGGCGGCGATCGCCGATGAAGTCGGGGACGGAGTCGTCGAAAAGCTGCAGATCAAGGGGCCGACGGGGCCGAGTTGGACGAAGGGTCGGCTGCGGGTCAAGGGCCGCGGTCCGCGCGACACGTACGGGTGACGTCGACGTCCGACGCGAATGCGGAGGCGAAATCGGGGATCACGACGACCCGATTTTGCGAAAATCGGCGCTGAACGCCCTTTTGGCGCGGCCTGATGCGTGTCCGGTGGGGGACTACGGGGTAAGATGGACGGGCATACCAAGCGCACAAGCAAAGGGAGACCGGGTCCACAGTGGCTGCCACCGAAAACCAGTACGACGCCTCATCGATCACCATCCTCGAGGGGCTCGAGGCCGTTCGCAAGCGGCCCGGCATGTACATCGGCTCCACCGGCGAGCGAGGCCTGCACCACCTGGTGTGGGAGGTCGTCGACAACTCCGTCGACGAGGCGATGGCCGGATACGCCTCCGAGGTCAAGGTGACGCTGCTGGAGGACGGCGGCGTCGAGGTCGTCGACGACGGCCGAGGCATTCCGGTGGAGATGCACCCGACCGGTGCCCCGACGGTGCAGGTCGTCATGACGCAGCTGCACGCAGGCGGCAAGTTCGACTCGGAGTCCTACGCCGTGTCCGGCGGCCTCCACGGCGTCGGCATCTCCGTGGTCAACGCCCTGTCCACCCGCGTCGAGGCCGAGATCGTCCGCGACGGCCACGTGTGGTTGCAGAACTTCACCAACGCGGTGCCGGAGGACCTGGTCAAGGGCAAGAAGGCCCGCGGCTCGGGAACCACCATCCGCTTCTGGCCGGATCCGGAGATCTTCGAGACCACCGAGTTCAACTTCGACACCATCGCACGTCGCCTGCGCGAGATGGCCTTCCTGAACAAGGGCCTGACCATCACGCTGACCGACAAGCGCGTGTCGGAGGAGGAGCTGGAGGCCGAGGCGCTGGCGGAGCAGGCCGAGAAGGAATCGGCCGCACTGGTCGAGGCCGACGCCGAGGACGGCGACAACGGCGATGCCGCCGAGGGCGCCGAAGACCAAGTGGCCAAGGCCAAGAAGCGTCGGGAGAAGAAGAAGGTCTACCACTTCCCGAACGGCCTGCAGGATTACGTCGAGGCCCTGAACAAGTCGAAGACCAGCATCCACCCCTCGATCATCAGCTTCGAGGCCGGCGGCGAGGGCCATGAGGTCGAGATCGCCATGCAGTGGAACAGCGGCTACTCGGAGTCGGTGCACACCTTCGCCAACACGATCAACACGATCGAGGGCGGCACCCACGAGGAGGGCTTCCGCTCCGCGCTGACGTCGTTGATGAACCGCTACGCCCGCGAGCACAAGCTGCTCAAGGAAAAGGAAGCAAACCTCACCGGCGAAGACGCCCGCGAGGGGCTGGCCGCGGTGATTTCGGTGCGCGTCGCCGATCCGCAGTTCGAGGGCCAGACGAAGACGAAGCTGGGCAACACCGAGATCCGCTCCTTCGTGCAGCGCATGACCAACGAGCACATCTCGCATTGGCTGGAGGCCAATCCGGCGGAGGCGAAGGCGATCGTCAACAAGGCCATCGCCTCGGCGCATGCCCGTGTGGCGGCCCGCAAGGCCCGTGACCTGGTGCGTCGCAAGTCGGCGACGGATCTGGGCGGCCTGCCGGGCAAGCTCGCGGATTGCCGTTCGAAGGATCCCCTGCAGTCCGAGCTGTTCGTGGTGGAGGGCGACTCCGCCGGTGGTTCGGCGAAGTCCGGCCGCAACTCGATGTTCCAGGCGATCCTGCCGCTGCGAGGCAAGATCCTCAACGTGGAGAAGGCGCGCCTGGACAAGACGCTGAAGAACGCCGAGGTGCAGGCGATCATCACGGCGCTGGGCACGGGCATCCACGACGAGTTCGACATTTCCAAGCTGCGCTACCACAAGATCGTGCTCATGGCCGACGCCGACGTCGACGGCCAGCACATCGCGACGCTGCTGCTGACGCTGCTGTTCCGTCTGATGCGCCCGCTCATCGACGAGGGCCACGTGTACCTGGCGCAGCCGCCGCTGTACAAGCTGAAGTGGGCGAAGGGCGAGCCGGGGTACGCGTACTCGGATGCCGAGCGCGATCAGATGGTCGCGGAGGGTTTGGCCGCCGGCCGCAAGATCAACAAGGACGACGGCATCCAGCGCTACAAGGGTCTGGGCGAGATGAACGCCTCGGAGCTGTGGGAGACCACGATGGATCCGGAGCGTCGCGTCCTGCGTCAGGTTGCGCTGGAGGATGCGCAGAAGGCCGACGAGCTGTTCACCATTCTCATGGGCGATGATGTCGCGTCGCGTCGTTCCTTCATCACCCGCAACGCGAAGGACGTCCGTTTCCTGGACGTCTAGGGCGGGCCTGCTCGGTCGGGCCCGGCGTGTTCAGGCTTTGACCAGCTGCTTTACGACGCCGATGGGGCGCCGACAAAGATCTCTGAACGAGATGATTATCGGCGCCCCATCATTGGTTTTAGGCCAACTGTTGGTGTACGCCCCTGGATTTCCCGGCGGGCGTCGTCAAGCAACGACCGCCGGGGAGGCGACCGCCGCGCCTAGGAGGACGACGGAATCGGGATCTCGCCGGAACCGCCCGGGATGTCGATGCCCGAGCACGCGCCGGCGCCCGACGCACCGTTGAACATGGCGAGGATGAAGCCGACGCCGAAGGGCGCGCCGCTGATCGCCTGGGCGAAGTGGTTGTAACCCTCGATCTTCGGCAGGATGTCGTCGCGGTAGAAGACCTCGCCGCCGTTGGCGCACCAGTTGTCCGCCAGATCGCGGGCCTGCTGGTACTCGACGTTGAGGTCATGGCGGCCCGACACGATCATCGTCGGCGCGGCCGGAACGCCATGGCCGATGAACTGGTCGTTCATGGCCTTCTGACCCTCGGGGATGTCGCCCAGGATCTCGTCGAGGCTCAGACCGCTGTTGGTCCACTGGCTGGTGCGCTGATGCCCGTACGCCTTGGTGATCTCGTCGGTGCACATGGTGGAAAGGTTCTGCAGCGTCTCCTTGCCGCCCTCGTTCATGTGGCGATCCATGGCCGGGGCCAGGTTCGGGTACCGCGCGGCCAGTCCGTTGATGGTGAAGCCGATGGCGCCGACGAGGTCGGAACCGTCGATGTTCCTCTGCACCGCGTCGAGGTCGGCCGGGGGAGCGGAGGCGTAGGCGGCCGCGACATCCAGATCCGGGGCGTAGGAGCTCGCGGCCTCGACCGCGGCGGCCGAGGCGCCGCCGCCCTGCGAGTGACCGTAGAACGCGACCCGGCCGTTGCCGCCCGACAGATTCCGTGCGGCGCGCGCGCCGTCGAGCATCGCGTGGGCCTGCTCGGCGCGGTTCATGTACGTGTGGATGCCCGGCGTGCCCATGCCGACGTAGTCCGTGACGAAGACGCGCACGCCCGCGGCGGCGAAAACCCAATCGTAGAGACCCTCGAGGTTGACCAGGCGACCGGAGGAGAACGGGTCGGCCTGGTTTTCCAGCGGCCAGTTGCGCGACGGGGCGCACTGATCGCCCTGGCCGACGGTGCCGCGGCCGATGACGACGGTCGGGCGCTCGCCGACGCCCGTCCACGGCACCGACGGCTCGACCATGTAGCCGCTGACCGGGACGGCGTTGCCGTGCATGTCGGTGGTCGAGTACAGCACCTTCGTCACCGACGACGGCAGCGGGTAGTTCAGCTCCGGAGGCATCGGCGCGGTCGGGGCGGCGGCGGTGCGCAGGATGGTGCCCGGGGCGCCGGCGGTGACCGTGGAGGTGTCGTAGAACGACTCGTCGATGGCTGGCGACTCGTCGGAGGAGCCGAGGGAACCGGTGCCGCCGGGAACCTCCGGCATTCCCTCCAGGCCCGGAACCTCGGGCATGTCGGGAAGGTTCGGTGCGGCGGAGGCCGGGGTGAGCAGACCCCCGATCGTC
Encoded proteins:
- the dnaA gene encoding chromosomal replication initiator protein DnaA: MTTPSRDFNDTWTQVVDMLIRGTDVRDGEPQPLTTQHKALLRSVQPVGQLNGFVLLATGSEMVQTLVKEELSERIERALDVITGRPQQVVVTISEDSSHADKSHADTSQADTSHADAPHPGQAGQMPAGRPAPAATDGDAPNPPYPDANRSRGVDQAAGHDSGAWRTIEFERDARDTAQLGDPRGFTGQAAHDPRSPLMPQQDQGGQMPGTPGAPHPPQTPHPGQAPQMPHGGGAQTQGTAADLFGQSKYHLHGMKNPMSQPVEEPTLNPKYTFETFVIGPQNRFAAAAAAAVAEQPARAYNPLFISGGSGLGKTHLLHAIGHYATALDPKLRVRYVSSEEFTNDFINSVRDDAQESFKRRYRDLDILIVDDIQFLEGKEGTQEEFFHTFNALHQADRQIVLSSDRPPRELKTLEERLRTRFEWGLTPDLQLPDLETRIAILSKKAQLDRLNVPHDVLQFIAEHTASSIRELEGRLLQVTAQASLLKMPVTLALAEEIIGSDSAEVEITPDIIISATAEFYGLTVADLTGPGKTRPVSHARQVAMYLTRSLIDISLPAIGKVFGNRDHSTVLYAHRKIQKEIAEKRATQDQVNDLTTRIRERSRTIG
- the dnaN gene encoding DNA polymerase III subunit beta, whose amino-acid sequence is MEQTDVRLRAAKDDLADAVGWVARNLPTRPTQPILRGMVFTADDDGLEIAGYDYEVSTQIRIAAEISDTGRFAVNGKLVSDIVSKLPNKPIDMHYDGTRVLVTCGKSRFELPAMTLEDYPALPSVPAATGTIDPQLFTEAIGQVAVAAGKDETLPMLTGIRMETEGDTVTLAATDRFRLAVRTFQWNQIPEGNAELLIPAKTLADTARSLDSGSSEPVTLAFGDGSDGRAVGADGLLGILADPRRTTTRLLDVEFPKFRPLLPKQHSSLASVRIDPLREAIRRVSLVADRGAQIRMDFSEGQVVLSAHGDEAGRAEEVLECAFVGEPLLIAFNPGYLSDGLSAIHTDRVVMGFTQPSRPAVLIPEPDELPGADEDGMFPTPETEFTYLLMPVRLPG
- the recF gene encoding DNA replication/repair protein RecF (All proteins in this family for which functions are known are DNA-binding proteins that assist the filamentation of RecA onto DNA for the initiation of recombination or recombinational repair.) translates to MYLRSLSLRDFRSWPELSLELEPGITVFTGRNGYGKTNIVEAVGYMSTLSSHRVSTDAPLVRSGADSARVSATAVNDGRELTAHLLINPHRANLAQLNRTRLRSPRELLGTVRSVFFAPEDLELVKGEPAQRRRYLDDLLAVRRPRMAGARLEYERILRQRNALLKSAGGSLRRGYSSSEGQAALATLDTWDSQLAHVGAIITAARIGLVRDLGPRVVEAYATLAPSSRPATVEYRTKLPVDDLPDDPEIIEALLLTELGARRNREIDRGISLVGPHRDDLQLNLGNDAAKGFASHGETWSFALSLRLASYLMLREEGPDPILVLDDVFAELDRHRREALVDIAKQAEQVLITSAVGEELPEGLADVPAVSTHVVTVRDTDDGRISLLDADGDADR
- a CDS encoding DUF721 domain-containing protein, which produces MSEGDAPDLVGEVFGRMRATAKMGGKHPPSLQRPARKNSGFTLEAGPRVIKRDDDGGTADTAGNGRDHTVARDLAGTRIPERLLYRDDIRIRRRRDRSPLSFGSVLARQATERGWRRNIANGIIMSKWPELVGEVIADHTEVVEFKDGTLVVQCASSTWATQLRLAQSQILAAIADEVGDGVVEKLQIKGPTGPSWTKGRLRVKGRGPRDTYG
- the gyrB gene encoding DNA topoisomerase (ATP-hydrolyzing) subunit B, with amino-acid sequence MAATENQYDASSITILEGLEAVRKRPGMYIGSTGERGLHHLVWEVVDNSVDEAMAGYASEVKVTLLEDGGVEVVDDGRGIPVEMHPTGAPTVQVVMTQLHAGGKFDSESYAVSGGLHGVGISVVNALSTRVEAEIVRDGHVWLQNFTNAVPEDLVKGKKARGSGTTIRFWPDPEIFETTEFNFDTIARRLREMAFLNKGLTITLTDKRVSEEELEAEALAEQAEKESAALVEADAEDGDNGDAAEGAEDQVAKAKKRREKKKVYHFPNGLQDYVEALNKSKTSIHPSIISFEAGGEGHEVEIAMQWNSGYSESVHTFANTINTIEGGTHEEGFRSALTSLMNRYAREHKLLKEKEANLTGEDAREGLAAVISVRVADPQFEGQTKTKLGNTEIRSFVQRMTNEHISHWLEANPAEAKAIVNKAIASAHARVAARKARDLVRRKSATDLGGLPGKLADCRSKDPLQSELFVVEGDSAGGSAKSGRNSMFQAILPLRGKILNVEKARLDKTLKNAEVQAIITALGTGIHDEFDISKLRYHKIVLMADADVDGQHIATLLLTLLFRLMRPLIDEGHVYLAQPPLYKLKWAKGEPGYAYSDAERDQMVAEGLAAGRKINKDDGIQRYKGLGEMNASELWETTMDPERRVLRQVALEDAQKADELFTILMGDDVASRRSFITRNAKDVRFLDV
- a CDS encoding lipase family protein — encoded protein: MRSPSRIRRRAAAAVLASTMTIGGLLTPASAAPNLPDMPEVPGLEGMPEVPGGTGSLGSSDESPAIDESFYDTSTVTAGAPGTILRTAAAPTAPMPPELNYPLPSSVTKVLYSTTDMHGNAVPVSGYMVEPSVPWTGVGERPTVVIGRGTVGQGDQCAPSRNWPLENQADPFSSGRLVNLEGLYDWVFAAAGVRVFVTDYVGMGTPGIHTYMNRAEQAHAMLDGARAARNLSGGNGRVAFYGHSQGGGASAAAVEAASSYAPDLDVAAAYASAPPADLDAVQRNIDGSDLVGAIGFTINGLAARYPNLAPAMDRHMNEGGKETLQNLSTMCTDEITKAYGHQRTSQWTNSGLSLDEILGDIPEGQKAMNDQFIGHGVPAAPTMIVSGRHDLNVEYQQARDLADNWCANGGEVFYRDDILPKIEGYNHFAQAISGAPFGVGFILAMFNGASGAGACSGIDIPGGSGEIPIPSSS